The Thunnus albacares chromosome 21, fThuAlb1.1, whole genome shotgun sequence genome window below encodes:
- the and1 gene encoding actinodin1 yields MAGRRRASFSGVMVTALLAVMLLPAFLSAGPIVQRAKGDAGESIQERAAVAASHRRLIRNRRNISWYKQHSDFWGWYKYFTDNGNQEAVQEMDRIYLAYLQNKNRAEGRRSYKAYLRHLGEIYKSCADSDDPNCVSSYTSRPKPKPEPPKLAPVKTCDPTKDPYCLYAALVQGKSPYLPLVLPVATPAPAPAKAPAPLYVRSAAPAKDPKSGYYYYAPSAAPFLSKEQKAELLRICSAEDVECLQYHLRAAYGYVPSAGSLPSYAHLGCDPKKDPNCKPKLVQKAPSGLYLQYPNCDPRDPFCAYAASLVAPRAPNPPPPAGPGSCNPLFEDNCNPLTATRFATPPEAYKNEEKEEAAAIRAAPSDAEQYNDPYAMFRDAYANANRVTDPYAMYRQASAPASPPANDPYAMLRQYMSQAQVNDPYAPRMEAAPESNPNDPFSAIREAAAAMQRRGPPTPRQQFPFSQPNYEEPAQEERHPLGPPGKTKEGYDCFIGYDRECYPVKPNEPRSGVQRRIPFPAEAYEPHVNTDGTRNGVLEPSNPHCDPEYDPDCRLRRYEPEQGHAEAQPEHHAEEDHNQGAGHSEQQPEQEQYETEPFQSGQEEPHMSYPPLSQGMPSLQDILRRYGDQFPEQDDHRSYAEDYRKK; encoded by the exons ATGGCTGGACGAAGGAGAGCCAGTTTCTCCGGTGTGATGGTCACCGCTCTGCTGGCTGTGATGTTGCTGCCTG CGTTCTTGTCTGCTGGACCGATCGTGCAAAGGGCCAAAGGAGATG CGGGAGAAAGTATCCAGGAGAGGGCGGCAGTTGCAGCGTCACACAGGAGGCTGATCCGCAACCGCAGGAACATCAGCTGGTATAAACAGCACTCTGACTTCTGGGGCTGGTACAAGTACTTCACTGACAATGGCAACCAGGAAGCA GTTCAGGAGATGGACCGCATCTACCTGGCCTACCTCCAGAACAAGAACCGTGCTGAGGGACGTCGCTCCTACAAGGCTTACTTGCGCCACCTGGGGGAAATCTACAAGTCCTGCGCAGATTCTGATGACCCCAACTGCGTGTCATCCTACACCAGCAGGCCCAAACCTAAACCTGAGCCACCCAAACTTGCACCAGTGAAAACCTGTGACCCAACCAAGGATCCTTACTGCCTGTATGCCGCTTTGGTCCAGGGCAAGAGCCCGTACCTGCCCCTAGTACTCCCAGTTGCCACCCCCGCCCCTGCACCAGCCAAGGCCCCAGCCCCTCTGTACGTCCGCTCTGCTGCTCCAGCAAAGGATCCAAAGTCAGGGTATTACTACTACGCTCCATCTGCAGCACCTTTCCTTTCCAAG GAGCAGAAGGCCGAGCTGCTGCGTATCTGCTCCGCTGAGGACGTCGAGTGTCTGCAGTACCACCTGAGAGCTGCCTACGGGTACGTACCCTCCGCCGGGTCCCTCCCTTCCTACGCCCACCTCGGCTGTGACCCAAAGAAAGACCCCAACTGCAAACCCAAACTGGTGCAGAAAGCCCCCTCTGGTCTCTACCTGCAGTACCCCAACTGCGATCCTCGCGATCCCTTCTGTGCCTATGCTGCCTCCCTAGTg GCGCCCCGTGCCCCtaacccccctccccctgcTGGCCCTGGATCTTGCAACCCTCTGTTTGAGGATAACTGCAACCCTCTTACCGCCACCAGATTCGCCACTCCCCCAGAGGCGTacaaaaatgaggaaaaagaggaggcCGCTGCCATTCGTGCTGCCCCTTCAGATGCTGAGCAGTACAATGACCCCTATGCCATGTTTAGGGATGCTTATGCTAACGCTAACAGAGTTACTGATCCTTATGCTATGTACCGCCAAGCTAGCGCCCCAGCTTCTCCTCCAGCTAACGATCCATATGCCATGCTGCGCCAGTACATGTCCCAAGCTCAAGTTAATGACCCATATGCTCCACGCATGGAGGCTGCTCCAGAGTCTAACCCCAATGATCCTTTCTCTGCAATCCGTGAGGCTGCAGCCGCCATGCAACGTCGTGGTCCTCCCACCCCCAGGCAGCAGTTTCCGTTTTCCCAGCCGAATTATGAGGAGCCTGCCCAGGAAGAGCGCCACCCTCTGGGCCCCCCAGGTAAAACCAAGGAGGGCTATGACTGCTTCATCGGTTACGATCGTGAATGCTACCCGGTGAAGCCCAACGAGCCTCGCTCCGGAGTTCAACGCCGCATACCTTTCCCCGCAGAGGCCTACGAGCCCCACGTGAATACTGACGGCACCCGCAACGGAGTCCTCGAGCCGTCCAACCCACACTGCGACCCCGAGTACGACCCCGACTGCCGCCTGCGTCGCTACGAGCCCGAGCAAGGCCACGCCGAGGCCCAGCCCGAGCATCACGCCGAGGAGGATCACAACCAGGGGGCAGGACATAGCGAGCAGCAGCCGGAGCAGGAGCAGTACGAGACGGAGCCCTTCCAGAGCGGCCAGGAGGAGCCTCACATGTCCTACCCGCCACTCTCACAGGGTATGCCCAGCCTCCAGGACATACTGAGGCGCTACGGAGACCAGTTCCCTGAGCAGGATGATCACAGATCTTATGCAGAAGACTACCGCAAGAAAtaa
- the otos gene encoding otospiralin, whose amino-acid sequence MKCLVWLSILLCLFACHLSEARVIPEGVPYDQPPAVPYWPYSTSDFWNYVEYFKSIGAYNHINEMARAFFAHQHLGDTLGYETNMGHEH is encoded by the exons ATGAAGTGTTTGGTCTGGCTCAGTATTCTTCTTTGCCTCTTTGCTTGTCATCTCAGTG aGGCTAGAGTCATCCCAGAAGGAG TGCCATACGATCAACCACCGGCTGTTCCCTACTGGCCTTACTCCACCTCTGACTTCTGGAACTACGTTGAATACTTCAAATCCATTGGCGCCTACAACCACATCAACGAGATGGCCCGGGCTTTCTTCGCCCACCAGCACCTCGGAGACACCCTGGGATACGAGACCAACATGGGACATGAACACTGA
- the apodb gene encoding apolipoprotein Db encodes MSTVYLLLLLLPLVSAQTYHWGPCPTPKVQPGFNLQQYLGRWYEIEKLPASFERGKCIEANYGIRRDGTIQVLNTQFYKDKLRKAEGTAVVHDPREPAKLGVSFSYFTPYSPYWVLTTDYTSMAVVYSCIDILRLFHIDYAWILSRSRFLPYETVSYAKELMINEGIDLFRMKATDQKGCKDN; translated from the exons ATGTCTACtgtctacctcctcctcctgctgctccctCTGGTCTCAGCGCAGACCTATCACTGGGGTCCCTGTCCCACTCCGAAGGTGCAGCCCGGCTTCAACCTTCAGCAG TACCTGGGCAGGTGGTACGAGATTGAGAAGCTCCCTGCTTCCTTCGAGAGGGGAAAGTGCATTGAGGCCAACTACGGCATAAGGAGAGATGGTACCATCCAGGTGCTGAACACTCAGTTCTA tAAAGACAAGCTGAGGAAGGCAGAAGGGACAGCAGTGGTTCATGACCCAAGAGAACCAGCCAAACTTGGCGTCAGCTTCTCTTATT TTACTCCCTACAGCCCATACTGGGTTCTGACCACCGACTACACCAGCATGGCCGTCGTGTACTCCTGCATCGACATCCTCCGCCTGTTCCACATCGACTACGCCTGGATCCTCAGCCGCTCACGCTTCCTGCCCTACGAGACCGTGAGCTACGCCAAAGAGCTGATGATCAACGAAGGAATCGACCTGTTCAGGATGAAAGCTACGGATCAGAAAGGCTGCAAGGACAACTAG
- the cops9 gene encoding COP9 signalosome complex subunit 9 — translation MKPAVDEMFPEGAGPYVDLDEAGGSSGLLMDLAANEKAVHSDFFNDFEDLFDDDDLQ, via the exons atgaaaccTGCGGTGGATGAGATGTTTCCTGAAGGAGCTGGTCCCTATGTGGATCTGGACGAG GCAGGAGGCAGCAGCGGCCTGTTGATGGACTTGGCAGCAAATGAAAAAGCAGTGCACTCTGATTTCTTTAACG ATTTCGAGGATCTGTTTGATGACGACGACCTGCAGTGA